Proteins encoded together in one Hymenobacter monticola window:
- a CDS encoding TonB-dependent receptor produces the protein MKLLLTNNNLPKAPRGAGWALAAALVAGAAPAALAQPTKPKTSGKIEEAEIEIVKERVNLLPEATRNFSKIALPEPPRVERKVAYTFPDFRLPANRLNPSVKVLTIRAEEPTPLTGNLVKVGIGNYGTFYGRGYFHSTRNTDHAYGLDVKHISSIQGPVDGKNSRMSETSAHLMGEIYRGTAAFGANLDLGRERYNFYGYERAANESDPLKRPPTPESGDIKQVFNRFAAKAYAHNRDPEQQLQYDASLGYRYWSDIFSANENDVRLNAKVGYALGESSRITVNADASFISEKDLPVATRTQPTPTAQQTRSRTFVQATPAYEFLRNNIAFSVGATVGYSSDTATSVSKGVIYPAVRLGYTIEPEKFMVYAGLGGALQRVTRYDLSTENPWLNRGLNVADTHRGPTIYAGFTSTPARGLELNVKATYARDRNLYFYANSPVDPTKFDLVYDQNATGVLNIHGELLYNAAEKFRLGTRLDYNKYALKNLPQPFHRPEFQGSVFGTYNVFEKLMVGVEGYFYSAGYGISYRPAATPGAFRTADFYRATDPIIDLNLRADYRITPKISIFVMGNNLANRQYQRFYGYPVKRINVIGGASYTF, from the coding sequence ATGAAGCTTTTGTTGACCAACAATAACTTGCCGAAAGCTCCCCGGGGCGCGGGCTGGGCGCTGGCCGCGGCCCTGGTAGCCGGCGCGGCCCCGGCCGCCCTGGCCCAGCCCACCAAGCCCAAAACCTCGGGCAAGATTGAAGAAGCCGAGATTGAAATCGTGAAAGAGCGGGTGAACCTACTGCCCGAAGCCACCCGCAACTTCAGCAAAATTGCCTTGCCCGAACCACCCAGAGTGGAGCGTAAAGTGGCTTATACCTTTCCCGATTTCCGCCTGCCTGCCAACCGCCTCAACCCGTCGGTGAAGGTGCTCACCATTCGGGCCGAGGAGCCCACGCCCCTCACCGGCAACCTCGTGAAGGTGGGCATCGGCAACTACGGCACGTTCTACGGCCGCGGCTACTTCCACAGCACCCGCAACACCGACCACGCCTACGGCCTCGACGTGAAGCACATTAGCTCGATTCAGGGCCCGGTAGACGGGAAGAATTCGCGCATGTCCGAAACCAGTGCCCACCTCATGGGCGAGATTTACCGGGGCACCGCCGCCTTCGGCGCCAACCTCGACCTGGGGCGCGAGCGGTATAACTTCTACGGGTATGAGCGAGCGGCCAACGAGTCCGACCCCCTGAAGCGCCCGCCAACGCCGGAGTCAGGCGACATCAAGCAGGTGTTCAACCGCTTTGCGGCGAAAGCTTACGCCCACAACCGCGACCCCGAGCAGCAATTGCAGTACGACGCCAGCCTGGGCTACCGCTACTGGAGCGACATTTTTTCGGCCAATGAGAATGACGTGCGCCTTAATGCCAAAGTGGGCTACGCGCTGGGCGAGTCGAGCCGCATCACCGTAAACGCGGATGCATCGTTTATTTCGGAGAAGGACCTGCCGGTGGCTACGCGTACCCAACCGACGCCCACGGCGCAGCAAACCCGCTCCCGCACCTTCGTGCAGGCCACGCCGGCTTACGAGTTCCTGCGCAACAACATCGCCTTTTCGGTGGGTGCCACGGTGGGCTACTCGTCCGACACGGCCACCAGCGTAAGCAAGGGCGTAATTTACCCGGCCGTGCGCTTGGGTTACACCATCGAGCCCGAGAAATTTATGGTGTACGCGGGCCTGGGCGGGGCCCTGCAGCGCGTGACGCGCTACGACCTAAGCACCGAAAATCCCTGGCTGAACCGCGGCCTGAACGTGGCCGACACCCACCGCGGCCCCACCATTTACGCCGGTTTCACCTCCACGCCCGCCCGCGGCCTCGAGTTGAACGTAAAGGCTACCTATGCCCGCGACCGCAACCTCTACTTCTACGCCAACAGCCCCGTCGACCCAACCAAGTTCGACCTCGTGTATGACCAGAACGCCACGGGCGTGCTCAACATCCACGGCGAGCTGCTGTACAACGCGGCCGAAAAATTCCGCCTCGGCACGCGCCTCGACTACAATAAGTACGCGCTCAAGAATCTGCCGCAGCCCTTCCACCGGCCCGAGTTTCAGGGTTCGGTGTTCGGCACCTACAACGTATTTGAAAAGCTGATGGTGGGCGTGGAAGGCTATTTCTACTCGGCCGGCTACGGCATCAGCTACCGCCCGGCCGCCACGCCCGGCGCCTTCCGCACGGCAGATTTTTACCGGGCCACCGACCCGATTATCGACCTGAATCTGCGCGCCGATTACCGCATTACGCCAAAAATATCCATCTTTGTGATGGGTAATAACCTCGCAAACCGCCAATACCAGCGCTTCTACGGCTATCCGGTGAAGCGCATCAACGTTATTGGCGGCGCGAGCTACACCTTCTGA
- a CDS encoding HU domain-containing protein, whose amino-acid sequence MHLADHIRPLLRDHDCVIIPDFGGLVADASSARAQPGRQALSPPTKLVAFNQALTRNDGLLVDALSQHLGMPISQAREAVRAAVVSLKRELDETSRTELPGIGIFRRAAGRGLVFEYTGTDNLLASAFGLPELVARPVRAANARPKHPQPILRGEGARRSRLARLLPGGIIAITATLLILANYQFLQNRGLVSAQWQAQLPKVEWGQRAATPASAISEPQLATLGQHNFGGDNAQATEGMTPVETAPATAATSVATPVTTLPEVPASNTPAAVTPANATPAPAEAVAATKPEAPATAEPTKVAATPAVAETPTATATASPTAKVPAAPVSTTIKYRTGRYYVIAGAYGTLANAEKGRKVLARTGHKTRIILPYPGSRLFRLTAADYPDLASAQREAQRLRISTRCDYNTLKF is encoded by the coding sequence ATGCACCTTGCCGACCACATCCGCCCCTTGCTCCGCGACCACGACTGCGTGATTATACCGGATTTTGGGGGCCTCGTGGCCGACGCATCTTCGGCGCGGGCCCAGCCCGGCCGCCAGGCCCTGAGCCCGCCCACCAAGCTGGTGGCCTTCAACCAGGCCCTGACCCGCAACGACGGCTTGCTCGTCGACGCCCTCAGCCAGCACCTGGGCATGCCCATTTCCCAGGCCCGTGAAGCGGTGCGCGCCGCCGTGGTGAGCCTGAAGAGAGAGCTCGACGAAACCAGCCGCACCGAGCTGCCCGGCATCGGCATCTTCCGCCGCGCCGCCGGCCGGGGCCTGGTGTTCGAGTACACGGGCACCGACAACTTGCTGGCGTCTGCCTTTGGCCTGCCCGAGCTGGTTGCCCGGCCCGTGCGCGCGGCCAACGCCCGACCCAAGCATCCGCAGCCGATTTTGCGCGGCGAAGGAGCCCGCCGCTCCCGACTGGCACGCCTGCTGCCCGGCGGTATCATCGCCATCACCGCAACGCTCTTGATTCTGGCCAACTACCAGTTTCTGCAAAACCGTGGTTTGGTGTCGGCTCAGTGGCAAGCTCAATTGCCCAAGGTAGAATGGGGCCAACGTGCCGCGACGCCGGCGTCTGCTATTTCCGAGCCGCAGCTGGCCACGCTGGGCCAGCACAATTTCGGCGGCGATAATGCACAGGCAACGGAGGGAATGACGCCCGTAGAAACCGCACCGGCTACTGCGGCTACGTCCGTCGCTACGCCCGTAACAACGCTGCCGGAAGTGCCTGCTTCAAACACGCCGGCTGCCGTGACGCCCGCAAATGCCACGCCAGCTCCCGCCGAAGCCGTGGCAGCCACCAAGCCCGAAGCACCGGCCACCGCCGAGCCCACCAAAGTGGCTGCCACGCCTGCTGTGGCCGAAACGCCGACGGCAACCGCCACGGCATCGCCAACTGCCAAAGTCCCCGCGGCCCCGGTTTCAACGACAATTAAATACCGCACCGGCCGTTATTACGTCATTGCCGGCGCTTACGGCACCCTGGCCAACGCTGAAAAAGGCCGGAAGGTACTGGCCCGTACCGGGCACAAAACCCGCATCATTCTGCCGTACCCGGGCAGCCGCCTGTTCCGCCTCACGGCCGCCGACTACCCCGACCTGGCTTCGGCCCAGCGCGAAGCCCAGCGCCTGCGCATCAGCACGCGCTGCGATTACAACACCCTGAAATTTTAA
- a CDS encoding MotA/TolQ/ExbB proton channel family protein, with translation MSAFLLQVAPAAVDTATTAAAGPVADTSVPVIDLLLRGGFIMIPLVALSILSVYIIIERYFTIRRAAGDPDTFMNGIRSLMVKGDLAGAKLLCAQTASPLARMVEKGLRRIGLPLKEIETSVENVGKIEIARLEKNISILGIIAGIAPMIGFVGTIIGVIKIFYSIAATKEFGIPQVADGLYVKLVTSATGLIVGIIAHVGYHWLSILVERMVFRMENSAIEFMDILQDN, from the coding sequence ATGTCCGCATTCCTCCTGCAAGTGGCGCCCGCCGCTGTCGATACCGCCACCACTGCCGCCGCCGGCCCCGTTGCCGATACCAGTGTCCCCGTCATCGACCTGTTGCTGCGCGGCGGCTTTATCATGATTCCGCTGGTGGCGTTGTCCATCCTCTCGGTCTACATCATCATCGAGCGCTACTTCACCATCCGCCGGGCCGCTGGCGACCCCGATACCTTCATGAACGGCATCCGCTCGCTCATGGTGAAGGGCGACCTGGCCGGTGCCAAGCTGCTGTGCGCCCAAACGGCCTCGCCGCTGGCCCGCATGGTGGAGAAAGGATTGCGCCGCATCGGCCTGCCGCTGAAGGAAATCGAAACCAGCGTGGAGAACGTGGGCAAGATAGAAATCGCGCGCCTCGAAAAAAACATCAGCATCCTGGGCATCATCGCCGGCATTGCGCCCATGATTGGCTTTGTGGGCACCATCATCGGCGTTATCAAGATTTTCTACTCCATTGCCGCCACCAAGGAGTTCGGCATTCCGCAGGTGGCCGATGGCTTGTATGTGAAGCTGGTGACCTCGGCCACCGGCCTCATCGTCGGCATTATCGCCCACGTGGGCTACCACTGGCTCAGCATTCTGGTCGAGCGCATGGTGTTCCGCATGGAAAACTCGGCCATCGAGTTCATGGACATTCTGCAGGACAACTAA
- a CDS encoding ExbD/TolR family protein: MNLSRRHRLTSHVETGAMNDIMFFLMLFFLIASTLVNPNVIKLLLPNAKSSKQVMKQPITISVDAAGVYYVNKKPVNPAMVEPELVALVGTAPTEEQPTVVLRVDNSLNVQKLVDILEVGNRLKLKMVMATQAQQAAGK, encoded by the coding sequence ATGAATCTTTCCCGCCGTCATCGCCTTACCTCGCACGTGGAAACGGGGGCCATGAACGACATCATGTTCTTTTTGATGCTGTTCTTCCTGATTGCCTCCACGCTGGTTAACCCCAACGTTATTAAGCTGTTGCTGCCCAATGCTAAATCAAGTAAGCAGGTAATGAAGCAGCCCATCACCATTTCAGTGGATGCGGCGGGCGTGTACTACGTCAACAAAAAGCCGGTGAACCCGGCCATGGTTGAGCCGGAACTGGTGGCTTTGGTAGGAACAGCGCCCACCGAGGAGCAGCCTACGGTGGTGTTGCGAGTCGACAACTCCTTGAATGTTCAGAAGTTGGTCGACATTCTGGAAGTAGGCAACCGCCTCAAGTTGAAAATGGTGATGGCCACGCAGGCCCAGCAGGCCGCCGGCAAATAG
- a CDS encoding bifunctional folylpolyglutamate synthase/dihydrofolate synthase, with amino-acid sequence MNYSETLAYLYEQLPMFQRVGAAGFKKGLGNTLALAEALGHPERKFRSVHVAGTNGKGSSSHLIAATLQAAGYKVGLYTSPHLREFTERIRVNGQELPPAYLVEWVARWRPLFEQVQPSFFEMCVALAFAYFAEQRVDVAIIEVGLGGRFDSTNIITPLVSLITNISFDHQALLGNTLPEIAGEKAGIIKSGVPVVVSQTQPEVSAVFEREAAEKLAHLVFADQIYQATFAGEPVPETGLRPVSVTQHGRPYLPNAELGLPGDYQQHNLPGVLATLDELRALGFRITEAAVRTGLRQVSQLTGLRGRWSIIGQRPLVVCDTGHNAAGLGMVMRQLLRVPHQRLHLVIGTVNDKDVAGMLALLPREATYYFCAANIPRALPVAELAQQAKELGFTGQTYVSVRDAVAAARAAAAPDDVIFIGGSTFVVAEVEELYNN; translated from the coding sequence ATGAATTATTCTGAAACCCTTGCTTACCTCTACGAACAGCTCCCGATGTTCCAGCGCGTGGGGGCAGCGGGCTTCAAAAAAGGGCTCGGTAACACGCTGGCTTTGGCCGAAGCGTTGGGGCACCCCGAGCGGAAGTTTCGGAGCGTGCACGTGGCCGGCACCAACGGCAAGGGCAGCAGCTCGCACCTTATAGCCGCTACTCTGCAAGCGGCCGGCTACAAGGTGGGGCTCTACACCTCGCCGCACCTGCGCGAGTTCACGGAGCGCATTCGGGTGAATGGGCAGGAACTGCCGCCGGCCTACCTGGTGGAATGGGTAGCGCGCTGGCGGCCGTTGTTTGAGCAGGTGCAGCCCTCGTTTTTTGAGATGTGCGTGGCGCTGGCCTTTGCGTATTTTGCCGAGCAGCGGGTGGACGTAGCCATCATCGAAGTTGGCTTGGGCGGCCGGTTCGACTCCACGAACATCATCACGCCGCTAGTGTCGCTCATCACCAACATCAGCTTCGACCACCAGGCCTTGCTGGGCAACACGCTGCCCGAAATTGCGGGCGAAAAGGCCGGCATCATCAAGTCCGGCGTGCCCGTCGTCGTCAGCCAAACCCAGCCCGAGGTTTCCGCTGTTTTTGAACGGGAAGCAGCGGAGAAGCTGGCCCACCTGGTTTTTGCCGACCAGATTTACCAGGCCACTTTTGCTGGTGAGCCCGTCCCGGAAACCGGCTTGCGCCCCGTGAGCGTGACGCAGCACGGCCGCCCGTACCTGCCCAACGCCGAGCTGGGCCTGCCCGGCGACTACCAGCAGCACAACCTGCCCGGCGTGCTGGCCACGCTGGATGAGCTGCGGGCTCTGGGCTTCCGCATCACCGAAGCGGCCGTGCGCACAGGCCTGCGGCAGGTCTCGCAACTCACCGGGCTGCGGGGCCGCTGGAGCATCATCGGCCAGCGTCCGCTGGTGGTGTGCGACACGGGGCACAACGCGGCCGGGTTGGGCATGGTGATGCGCCAGCTGCTGCGGGTGCCGCACCAGCGCCTGCACCTCGTCATTGGCACGGTGAACGACAAGGACGTGGCCGGCATGCTGGCGCTGCTGCCGCGGGAGGCCACCTACTATTTTTGTGCGGCCAACATTCCGCGCGCTTTGCCGGTGGCTGAGCTGGCGCAGCAAGCTAAGGAGCTTGGCTTCACCGGGCAGACCTATGTGTCGGTGCGGGACGCAGTGGCCGCCGCCCGAGCCGCTGCCGCGCCCGATGATGTAATTTTTATCGGCGGCAGCACTTTTGTGGTGGCCGAAGTGGAAGAGCTCTACAATAATTAA
- the trmB gene encoding tRNA (guanosine(46)-N7)-methyltransferase TrmB, producing the protein MPRVKLQRFQDNASRPDIIEPGKPEYEQLGGRWRTDFFQEPYPLTLEVGCGKGEYTVGLAQRHPQRNFLGLDIKGERIWRGSTRAEEMGLTNVGFVRMRAEALAAQFGPGELSEIWITFPDPRPRDRDIKRRLTSPRFLALYEQLLTPGGLLHLKTDNEGLFEYTLETLAARPGARVERFTRDLYAETDAEFTEAQAIQTNFEGKYRAVGVPIKYVQFRLT; encoded by the coding sequence TTGCCTCGCGTTAAACTTCAGCGTTTTCAAGACAACGCTTCCCGTCCCGACATCATCGAGCCGGGCAAACCTGAATACGAACAGCTCGGCGGCCGCTGGCGCACCGACTTTTTCCAGGAGCCATATCCGCTGACGCTGGAAGTGGGCTGCGGCAAGGGCGAATACACCGTGGGCTTGGCCCAGCGGCATCCGCAGCGCAATTTTCTGGGCCTCGATATCAAAGGGGAGCGCATCTGGCGGGGCAGCACCCGCGCCGAAGAAATGGGCCTGACCAATGTGGGCTTCGTGCGGATGCGGGCCGAAGCGCTGGCGGCTCAATTTGGCCCCGGCGAGCTGTCGGAAATCTGGATAACCTTTCCTGACCCGCGCCCGCGCGACCGCGACATCAAGCGCCGCCTGACCTCGCCGCGCTTTCTGGCGCTGTACGAGCAGCTGCTGACGCCGGGAGGCCTGCTTCACCTCAAAACCGACAACGAAGGCCTGTTTGAGTATACGCTGGAAACCCTGGCCGCCCGGCCGGGTGCCCGCGTCGAACGTTTTACCCGCGACCTCTACGCTGAAACCGACGCCGAATTCACGGAAGCGCAGGCCATTCAAACCAACTTCGAGGGCAAGTACCGCGCCGTGGGCGTGCCCATCAAGTACGTGCAGTTCCGCTTAACGTAG
- a CDS encoding beta/alpha barrel domain-containing protein produces MPHLVPLLIRGINNLSDARYCAGMGADKLTFVLDPALPGHLDTKTVKELAGWVAGVELIGEFDRLSAPEINAMAADCGLDAVLLRSYRTADELAEIAPPVYQELSEADGAPDPEPAVVGWILELPAAGIDNSVLHQLGLERPLWLGPGLDPDKARAVATQLPVAGLSFPSGDEVKPGLRDFDQLEAVFEALEVE; encoded by the coding sequence GTGCCCCACCTCGTTCCCCTCCTCATCCGCGGCATCAACAACCTCTCCGATGCCCGCTACTGCGCCGGCATGGGCGCCGACAAGCTCACCTTCGTCCTCGACCCGGCCCTGCCCGGCCACCTCGATACCAAAACAGTGAAAGAGCTGGCCGGCTGGGTGGCCGGCGTGGAGCTGATTGGCGAGTTCGACCGGCTCAGTGCCCCCGAAATCAACGCCATGGCCGCCGACTGCGGCCTCGACGCCGTGCTGCTCCGCTCCTACCGCACGGCCGATGAACTGGCTGAAATTGCGCCGCCGGTGTACCAGGAGCTTTCCGAGGCGGATGGTGCTCCAGACCCGGAACCTGCCGTAGTTGGCTGGATACTGGAACTGCCGGCTGCTGGCATCGACAACTCTGTTTTGCACCAGCTTGGCCTGGAGCGGCCACTTTGGCTGGGCCCTGGTCTCGACCCCGACAAGGCTCGCGCGGTGGCAACACAGTTGCCAGTTGCGGGGCTCTCCTTCCCGTCGGGCGATGAAGTGAAGCCCGGCTTGCGCGATTTTGACCAGCTGGAAGCCGTATTTGAAGCGCTGGAAGTCGAGTAG
- the rpe gene encoding ribulose-phosphate 3-epimerase, giving the protein MNATRRAPLLAPSFLAADLANLQAETERLADSAADWLHFDVMDGRFVPNISFGLPVLQAVAKYARQPIDVHLMIEEPQHYLAQFRDAGAASITVHYEACPHLHRVVQQIKQLGCRAGVALNPHTPVALLEDIAADLDVVLVMSVNPGFGGQAFIPNTLKKVAMLKELLVDTGSDALIEVDGGVSLDNAGPLVEAGADVLVAGNFVFSAPEGPVATLARMREFLSGLETAEVDGEARRKQ; this is encoded by the coding sequence ATGAACGCAACCCGCCGCGCCCCGCTGCTCGCTCCTTCCTTTCTGGCCGCCGATTTGGCCAACCTGCAAGCCGAAACCGAGCGGCTGGCCGACAGCGCCGCCGACTGGCTGCACTTCGACGTGATGGACGGCCGTTTCGTGCCCAACATCTCCTTTGGCCTGCCCGTGCTGCAAGCCGTGGCCAAGTACGCCCGGCAGCCCATCGACGTGCATTTGATGATTGAGGAGCCCCAGCACTACCTGGCGCAGTTCCGCGACGCGGGCGCGGCCAGCATCACGGTGCACTACGAGGCCTGCCCCCACCTGCACCGCGTGGTGCAGCAAATCAAGCAGCTGGGCTGCCGGGCCGGCGTGGCCCTGAACCCGCACACGCCCGTGGCCCTGCTCGAAGACATCGCCGCCGACCTCGACGTGGTGCTGGTGATGTCGGTGAACCCCGGTTTCGGCGGCCAAGCCTTCATTCCGAACACGCTGAAAAAAGTGGCCATGCTGAAGGAATTGCTGGTGGACACGGGCTCGGATGCGCTGATTGAGGTGGACGGCGGCGTGAGCCTGGACAATGCCGGCCCGCTGGTGGAAGCCGGTGCCGATGTGCTGGTAGCCGGCAATTTCGTGTTCAGTGCGCCCGAGGGGCCGGTGGCCACGCTGGCCCGCATGCGCGAATTTCTGTCGGGGCTGGAAACGGCCGAAGTCGACGGAGAAGCGCGCCGCAAGCAATAG
- a CDS encoding TonB-dependent receptor, with the protein MRPFLIAPATACCLVLLLAAPGAHAQNPAAAPTQAGVITITGTLRDANGQPMELAAVGVEGQPGGANTTAEGFFSLPVRVPSTGRAVLVVRRLGYLSLRIPLRLPADAGQPLVLTMRLDTKALDNVKVTARSDRADTREQVSITRIDPRAAKEIPSPFGDFNAILKTLPGVQSNNELSSTYNVRGGNYDENLVYVNGFEIYRPFLVTSAQQEGLSFVNADLVKQVEFSSGGWQPKYGDKLASVLSVDYKTPEKFAASLTASLVGGAAHAEARSANGRVSYLAGVRYKNAQYVLSSLRQQQGGYNPTFYDAQAYVNIGLGHRDKDDPSKSDLQRTSLGLLGVVAHNDYRFSPETGQATFSTNTNQFTRVFIAYDGRERMQFDTYQSGFNLKHDFSSRLQMELLGSALISREFELRDVEAAYTFADINRDPTSRDFNQAVRQRNIGSQFRHSRNFLTARIFTAETRGRWTPADNHSVRWGAKVGREKISDTLDEYSFADSADFVPDARRLRLRSDLGLLSTRAQGFVQDTWSFDSLRTLTYGARAHYWSTNGQLVISPRVQYSQISRRHPNRSLKAAVGVYYQPPFYRELRDQTSISLGVQQAYLNPELRAQKSYHFIVGEEINFKQFGRPFKFSAEAYYKHLTDVVPYDVDNVRLRYFAKNNARAYAAGFDARLSGEFVKGAESWFSLGVLTTRENVADDSINVTDGKGNVTGREPKGYIRRPQDQRLNLGIFFQDHLPNNPSVRGYVNLVFGTGLPFSPPSEPDLRGTADLVRSYKRVDLGFSKVIGLKNINAPKPHFYSFESLWLGLEILNVLAANNVAGYSYLQDVNGRTYAVPSYLSQRVVNLRLIARF; encoded by the coding sequence ATGAGGCCTTTTCTGATTGCCCCGGCCACGGCCTGTTGCCTCGTGCTGTTGCTGGCCGCGCCCGGCGCCCATGCCCAAAACCCGGCGGCCGCGCCCACACAGGCGGGTGTCATCACCATTACGGGTACGCTGCGCGATGCCAATGGGCAGCCCATGGAATTGGCCGCGGTGGGAGTGGAGGGCCAGCCCGGCGGCGCCAATACGACGGCCGAGGGGTTTTTCTCGCTGCCGGTGCGGGTGCCCTCCACCGGGCGCGCGGTGCTGGTGGTGCGCCGGCTGGGGTATTTGTCGCTGCGCATTCCGCTGCGTCTGCCCGCCGACGCCGGCCAGCCCCTGGTGCTGACCATGCGCCTCGACACCAAGGCACTGGACAATGTGAAAGTGACGGCCCGCTCCGACCGGGCCGACACCCGCGAGCAGGTGAGCATCACGCGCATCGACCCGCGCGCCGCCAAGGAAATTCCTTCGCCGTTTGGCGACTTCAACGCCATACTGAAAACGCTGCCTGGCGTGCAGTCGAACAACGAGCTGAGCAGCACCTACAATGTGCGGGGCGGCAACTACGACGAAAACCTGGTGTACGTCAACGGCTTCGAGATTTACCGGCCATTTCTGGTGACCTCGGCGCAGCAGGAGGGCCTGAGCTTCGTGAATGCCGACCTGGTGAAGCAGGTGGAGTTCAGCAGCGGCGGCTGGCAGCCCAAGTACGGCGACAAGCTGGCCTCGGTGCTGAGCGTGGACTACAAAACACCCGAGAAATTCGCGGCCTCGCTCACGGCTAGCCTGGTGGGCGGCGCGGCCCACGCCGAGGCCCGCTCGGCCAACGGCCGGGTGAGCTACCTGGCCGGGGTGCGCTACAAAAACGCGCAGTACGTGCTCAGCTCGCTCCGGCAGCAGCAAGGCGGCTACAACCCCACTTTTTACGACGCGCAGGCCTACGTGAACATCGGCTTAGGGCATCGTGATAAAGACGACCCGAGTAAAAGCGACCTGCAGCGCACCTCGTTGGGCTTGCTGGGCGTGGTGGCCCACAATGACTACCGTTTCTCGCCCGAAACCGGCCAGGCTACCTTCTCCACCAACACCAACCAGTTTACCCGCGTTTTCATTGCCTACGACGGCCGGGAGCGCATGCAGTTCGACACCTATCAGAGCGGTTTCAATCTGAAGCACGACTTCTCGTCGCGCCTGCAGATGGAGCTGCTGGGCTCGGCTCTGATTTCGCGGGAGTTTGAGCTGCGCGACGTGGAGGCCGCCTACACGTTTGCTGACATCAACCGCGACCCGACGTCGCGCGACTTCAACCAGGCGGTGCGGCAGCGCAACATCGGCTCCCAGTTCCGGCACTCGCGCAATTTTCTCACGGCCCGCATTTTCACCGCCGAAACCCGCGGCCGATGGACGCCCGCCGATAACCACAGCGTGCGTTGGGGCGCCAAAGTGGGCCGCGAGAAAATCAGCGACACCCTCGACGAGTACAGCTTCGCCGATTCGGCCGACTTCGTGCCCGACGCGCGCCGGCTACGCCTGCGCTCCGACCTGGGCCTGCTCAGCACCCGCGCCCAGGGCTTCGTGCAGGACACCTGGTCGTTCGATTCGTTGCGCACGCTCACCTACGGCGCCCGGGCCCACTACTGGAGCACCAACGGCCAGCTGGTCATCAGCCCGCGGGTGCAGTACTCGCAAATCAGCCGCCGGCACCCCAACCGTTCGCTCAAGGCGGCCGTGGGCGTGTACTACCAGCCGCCGTTCTACCGCGAGCTGCGCGACCAGACCAGCATCAGCCTGGGTGTGCAGCAGGCGTATCTGAATCCTGAATTGCGCGCTCAAAAGTCCTACCACTTCATCGTGGGCGAGGAAATCAACTTCAAACAGTTTGGCCGGCCCTTCAAGTTTTCGGCCGAGGCCTACTACAAGCACCTCACCGACGTGGTGCCCTACGACGTGGACAACGTGCGCCTGCGCTACTTCGCCAAAAACAACGCCCGCGCCTACGCCGCCGGTTTTGATGCCCGCTTGAGTGGTGAGTTTGTGAAAGGGGCCGAGTCGTGGTTTAGCCTCGGCGTGCTCACCACCCGCGAAAACGTGGCCGATGACTCCATTAACGTGACCGACGGCAAGGGCAACGTAACCGGGCGCGAGCCTAAAGGCTACATCCGCCGTCCGCAGGACCAGCGCCTGAACCTCGGCATTTTCTTTCAGGACCACCTGCCTAACAACCCCTCGGTGCGCGGCTACGTGAACCTGGTGTTCGGCACCGGCCTGCCCTTCAGCCCGCCCAGCGAGCCCGACCTGCGCGGCACCGCTGACCTGGTGCGCAGCTACAAGCGCGTCGATTTGGGCTTTTCAAAAGTCATCGGCCTGAAAAACATTAACGCGCCCAAGCCGCACTTTTATAGCTTCGAAAGCCTGTGGCTGGGCCTGGAAATCCTGAACGTGCTGGCCGCCAACAACGTGGCCGGCTACAGCTACCTGCAGGACGTGAACGGCCGGACCTACGCCGTGCCCAGCTACCTCTCCCAGCGCGTGGTAAACCTGCGTTTGATTGCGCGCTTTTAA